The following DNA comes from Clostridiaceae bacterium.
TCTTCCAGTTCCATGCGTTATCAAAAAGAGATGGAACCTTACCATAAGAATCATTATGAATTAGGAAAATTAATGTATATATTTAAATCTATAATCAAGAAATGGGAAACATACGGTATTCATGCACTTGAAAATATATATCCGGTTCTTGGGCCGGGATTTGTTTCGATACAGAATACAGGCAATTATGAAAAAAACATAGTTCATATAGTACATAAAAGTGGATGTGACATAAATATTGTAGTAGCTTCAGGAATAGCCAGCGCGCCTACTTTGCTTGTAGGCAGCGAATCCACTGCAGTTATTAACTCAAAAGATTCCTACTATTCTTTTAAAAAGCAGCTTGATACTTTTGTTCGCTGGCTCAGGACAGGGGAAGAACCATATCCTTATGAAGAGACTCAGGAGCTTATGAAACTGGTAATTGGCGGCATAAGAAGCCGGGAAGAAGGGAATAGGAAAGTATACCTGGATGAAATTAAAGTGAGGTAAAATTTATAGGTGGTTGTGGTACTTCAGCAGATTTTAATAATTCTGTTGAAGTACCACTAACCAATTTTTTCCTTTTCTTGCTTTAATTCTTTTCTAAGAGCATTTGGTGAAATTCCAAATTGTTTTTTAAATGCAGGAAAAAAGTTTTTTCCACTATAACCTACATATCTGGCAATTTCCTTAATAGATAAATTAGTATTAACTAGAAGTTTTTTAGCCTCTTCCATTCGAATATTTAAGAGATACTCGTTAAAGTTGACTCCAGTTACTTTTTTAAACATAAAACTTAAATATGAGTAATTAATATAGTACTTTTCAGCAATACTATTTAGCTTCAATTCCTTTTTCCTATAATTTGTAGTTATATATTTTATAACTTCATTAATAGTATTAGTGTCACTAATTAGATCATCCATGATTTGATTATGAGGCAAATCTTGTTCATTTCTTTTTTCCAAATATCTTATCTCATTTAATATTTCTATTAATTCATTTTTATCAATTGGTTTGAGCATATACCTATAAGCACCATATTTTAATGCTTTACGTGCATATTCAAAGAGGTCATAAGCACTAAGAACAATAAATTTTATTGAGGGAAGCTTTTCTTTAAGGATACGGATAAGTTCAAGACCATCTTTACCAGGCATAACAATATCTGTTATTATAACATCGGGAGGATTTTCTAATGCTTTATTAATTGCAAGTGAGACATTGGTATATGCACCAATAATGGTATAACCAAGTGACTCCCAATTAATAATTTTCATCATACCTTTTAAAATTATTTTTTCATCGTCAATAATAATAACTTTAAGCATAATCAAGATCCTCCTTTATTATCGGAAGTGTAATAGTAACACAAGTTCCAACTTGTTGTTCACTATCAATACTAACTCCATAATTTTGACCATAATAAAGCTTTATACGCTCATTAACATTAATAATGCCTATTGTTCTACTGTTTCTAAGCTCATATGGAGATCTTGATAAAATGTTTTGTATTTCCATTAGCTTTGATTTCTCAAGCCCTTTTCCATTATCTTCTATAGTAAATTTTATCTGAGAATCTTCATTTTTACCGGT
Coding sequences within:
- a CDS encoding Gfo/Idh/MocA family oxidoreductase codes for the protein MEKRAFPLGDKELKLGIIGMTEGNGHPYSWSAIFNGYDCDFMNECPYPAIPSYLNKQPKHTFGIPGAHVTHIYCDDRTDAEHVAKCSLIPNVVDKPEEMIGEVDAVIIATDIGSEHVKRCRPFIEADIPLFIDKPLVDNEDDLKIFTKWHDEGFHFLSSSSMRYQKEMEPYHKNHYELGKLMYIFKSIIKKWETYGIHALENIYPVLGPGFVSIQNTGNYEKNIVHIVHKSGCDINIVVASGIASAPTLLVGSESTAVINSKDSYYSFKKQLDTFVRWLRTGEEPYPYEETQELMKLVIGGIRSREEGNRKVYLDEIKVR
- a CDS encoding response regulator; protein product: MLKVIIIDDEKIILKGMMKIINWESLGYTIIGAYTNVSLAINKALENPPDVIITDIVMPGKDGLELIRILKEKLPSIKFIVLSAYDLFEYARKALKYGAYRYMLKPIDKNELIEILNEIRYLEKRNEQDLPHNQIMDDLISDTNTINEVIKYITTNYRKKELKLNSIAEKYYINYSYLSFMFKKVTGVNFNEYLLNIRMEEAKKLLVNTNLSIKEIARYVGYSGKNFFPAFKKQFGISPNALRKELKQEKEKIG